The Verrucomicrobiia bacterium genome window below encodes:
- a CDS encoding HEAT repeat domain-containing protein, with translation MLWWTLQQLKSKDAKTRLKAVEKLASMEDISVLDPLLTALGDADPAVRRLTVSALGKLKDERAANPLVKALHDREAAVREAAAEALREIGDRRAMEPLVAALKDDSSGVRWRAASALDSLGWSPANEVQKALQLVALGKLEKASELGSAAIEPLIATLKTSVYYKRMQAVEALAWIGDPKVVKPLIEALKDEDSNVRAKAVEGLASLGDSRAVEPLILALRDKDTRVRATVIEALSKLGDPRAIDPLAKLLKDSAWDVRMASVEGLGKFKDSRVITHLVNCLNDKDRDTRLAAVISIGKIGDTAAIEHLVLSLTDEHDQIRQTSASVLRRLNKDWEKSEQAKRAVNALRQRAQATDYWVRQAAVEVLSKMGEIEATKEVELESKLSKAADPMQARKQATLEAFLLCLDDSDRDLRQAAAEALGRLADKRATDFLAKHIQDKDETVRKASAKSLHSLGWETKEQELRGRQLVLLERWDDAISLGEPAIPALAEASASRTSNTRQAAVKALSKIKSARIGEALAARLADDIAEIRHMAALALQAAGWTPRTPDQAARYAIEVKDWESAAQGGSMVIPLLMDIIKAKDEHADSWQGAESALSAIRDAAATPFLIELCQDPDLAAASARALENILADGAHNVSDHQLGAILELPGLAQNQFEFDQQTATFQIVGFEPVDISRVVHYVNLELDRRRTTLAAAG, from the coding sequence ATGCTTTGGTGGACGCTACAGCAGCTTAAGTCAAAAGACGCCAAGACACGGCTCAAAGCCGTGGAGAAACTGGCGTCTATGGAAGACATCAGCGTGCTGGACCCCCTGCTCACCGCCTTGGGCGATGCTGACCCCGCCGTCCGCCGACTGACCGTTTCTGCCCTAGGCAAGCTCAAGGACGAACGCGCCGCCAATCCTCTCGTCAAAGCCCTCCATGACCGCGAAGCCGCCGTGCGCGAAGCCGCTGCGGAAGCTCTGCGGGAGATCGGTGATCGCCGCGCCATGGAACCACTCGTCGCCGCATTGAAGGACGATAGCAGTGGCGTCCGCTGGCGCGCTGCGAGCGCTCTCGACTCACTCGGCTGGTCGCCCGCGAACGAAGTGCAGAAAGCGCTGCAACTGGTCGCCTTGGGCAAACTGGAAAAGGCTTCCGAACTCGGTAGCGCTGCTATCGAGCCGCTCATCGCCACGCTCAAGACGAGCGTTTACTACAAGCGCATGCAGGCAGTGGAAGCGCTCGCCTGGATCGGCGATCCTAAGGTCGTCAAGCCGCTCATCGAAGCATTGAAGGATGAGGATTCCAACGTCCGCGCCAAGGCCGTCGAAGGCCTAGCCAGTCTCGGTGACAGCCGTGCGGTAGAACCGCTCATCCTCGCCCTGCGCGATAAAGACACGCGCGTGCGAGCAACCGTGATCGAGGCCCTGAGCAAACTCGGCGACCCCCGCGCCATCGATCCGCTCGCAAAGCTTTTGAAGGACAGTGCTTGGGATGTGCGCATGGCTTCAGTCGAGGGCCTCGGTAAGTTCAAAGATTCCCGCGTCATCACGCATCTGGTGAATTGCCTGAACGACAAAGATCGCGATACCCGGCTCGCCGCAGTGATCTCCATCGGCAAGATCGGCGATACCGCCGCCATCGAACATCTCGTTCTCTCGCTCACCGATGAGCACGACCAGATCCGCCAGACCTCTGCGAGCGTGTTGCGCCGCCTGAACAAGGATTGGGAGAAATCCGAGCAAGCCAAACGCGCGGTCAACGCCTTGCGTCAACGTGCGCAAGCGACGGATTACTGGGTGCGACAAGCCGCCGTGGAAGTGCTCTCGAAGATGGGCGAGATCGAAGCCACGAAAGAGGTCGAACTCGAGAGCAAACTCTCCAAGGCCGCCGACCCCATGCAGGCACGCAAGCAGGCCACGCTCGAAGCGTTCCTCCTGTGCCTGGACGATTCCGATCGCGATCTGCGCCAAGCCGCCGCCGAAGCGCTCGGTAGACTTGCTGACAAACGCGCCACCGATTTCCTCGCCAAACATATCCAAGATAAAGACGAGACCGTGCGCAAAGCTTCCGCGAAATCATTGCACTCACTCGGTTGGGAAACGAAGGAACAGGAATTGCGCGGACGCCAACTAGTCTTGCTCGAACGCTGGGACGACGCCATTTCCTTGGGCGAACCCGCCATCCCTGCCCTCGCAGAAGCTTCCGCCAGCCGCACCAGCAACACACGTCAGGCTGCCGTCAAAGCGCTCTCCAAAATCAAATCAGCCCGCATCGGTGAAGCACTGGCCGCCCGCCTTGCGGACGACATCGCAGAGATACGGCACATGGCTGCCCTCGCCTTGCAAGCCGCAGGCTGGACTCCACGCACTCCCGATCAGGCTGCCCGCTACGCCATCGAGGTCAAGGATTGGGAATCCGCCGCCCAAGGTGGCAGCATGGTCATCCCGCTCTTGATGGACATCATCAAGGCCAAGGACGAACATGCGGATTCCTGGCAAGGTGCCGAGTCCGCCCTCTCCGCGATCCGCGATGCCGCTGCCACACCGTTCCTGATCGAGCTGTGCCAAGATCCCGATCTCGCTGCCGCATCGGCGCGTGCCTTGGAGAACATTTTGGCCGATGGCGCTCATAATGTCTCCGATCATCAGCTCGGGGCCATCCTCGAATTGCCCGGCCTTGCTCAGAATCAATTCGAGTTCGACCAACAGACCGCCACTTTCCAAATCGTAGGCTTCGAACCGGTCGACATATCGCGCGTCGTCCATTATGTGAATCTCGAATTGGATCGCCGCAGAACCACTCTCGCTGCCGCCGGATGA
- a CDS encoding response regulator: MTNPLHRKRVLFVDDDQAILEMYENLFNLWAKGSWEVLIAPTTGKALAILQERPVDLIVIDLHMPVMDGFQFLKLVHRKYPNIPKAILTGSVDTANRDLCLANGADLYLQKAAAIDQMETVYATLNEIIDVQQQDGFRGVLRRVGLQEVLQLECLGTKSSVLEITTQGTKGRIFIKDGNIIHAHIGQSKGEDAFNRLLAFDTGEFALKPYTDPGEETINCQWEMLIMEAARVRDEIQLKAEANKAGAVSQAPEPKPASAPTPAPSVAKPIIAAPSIRQQKTVPIVPQPKIEEIIICTNQGDALYEWQATEADIRMELARLLQTRAEHLGRSLGLGRCDRVEAPGNNTRMVFQLQKNCTVFVRSSNVTPEVLLAGATK, translated from the coding sequence ATGACCAATCCCTTACACCGTAAACGAGTTCTCTTCGTGGATGACGATCAGGCCATCCTCGAGATGTATGAGAACCTTTTCAACCTGTGGGCCAAAGGCTCATGGGAAGTGCTCATCGCTCCCACCACCGGCAAGGCGTTGGCGATATTGCAAGAGCGTCCCGTAGATCTCATTGTCATCGATCTGCACATGCCGGTGATGGATGGTTTTCAATTCCTGAAACTCGTCCATCGCAAGTATCCCAATATTCCCAAAGCGATTTTGACCGGCTCGGTTGACACGGCAAATCGCGACCTCTGCCTCGCTAACGGTGCCGATCTCTATCTGCAAAAGGCCGCGGCCATCGACCAGATGGAGACCGTTTACGCCACGTTGAATGAGATCATTGACGTGCAGCAACAGGATGGTTTCCGCGGTGTGTTGCGGCGCGTCGGTTTGCAGGAAGTCTTGCAGCTCGAATGTCTCGGCACCAAATCTTCCGTGCTTGAGATCACCACGCAGGGCACCAAGGGCCGCATCTTCATCAAGGACGGCAACATCATTCATGCGCATATTGGGCAGAGCAAAGGTGAAGATGCCTTCAATCGTCTGCTCGCGTTTGATACCGGTGAGTTTGCCCTGAAGCCCTACACCGACCCCGGCGAGGAAACGATCAATTGTCAGTGGGAAATGCTCATCATGGAAGCCGCGCGCGTCCGTGATGAGATCCAGTTGAAGGCCGAGGCGAACAAAGCCGGCGCCGTCAGTCAGGCACCCGAACCCAAGCCTGCTTCCGCTCCGACTCCTGCACCTTCAGTTGCGAAGCCGATCATCGCCGCACCGTCCATCCGGCAGCAAAAGACTGTTCCCATCGTTCCGCAGCCGAAGATCGAAGAGATCATCATCTGCACCAATCAAGGCGATGCACTTTACGAATGGCAGGCCACGGAAGCTGACATACGGATGGAACTCGCCCGCCTTCTGCAAACGCGTGCCGAACATCTTGGACGCAGCCTAGGCCTAGGTCGTTGCGATCGCGTAGAAGCACCCGGCAACAACACGCGCATGGTTTTTCAATTGCAGAAAAACTGCACCGTTTTCGTCCGCTCCAGCAATGTCACCCCGGAAGTCCTGCTGGCTGGTGCCACCAAATAA
- a CDS encoding iron-sulfur cluster assembly accessory protein: MIAASANKAAAPAGFRVGDERLIKVTDNAARKVSSLLTKQGRPEGVLRVAVIGGGCSGLQYKMDLQDKPANRDILVNTGGIKVVVDPKSALYVTGSELDYSDALQDGGFKVKNPNAATSCSCGESFSA, from the coding sequence ATGATTGCTGCCAGTGCCAATAAAGCCGCCGCGCCAGCCGGGTTTCGCGTGGGGGATGAGCGCCTGATCAAGGTGACGGATAACGCCGCCCGGAAGGTGAGTTCGCTGCTCACGAAGCAGGGGCGGCCGGAAGGGGTGTTGCGGGTGGCGGTGATCGGGGGCGGTTGCTCGGGCTTGCAGTATAAGATGGATTTGCAGGATAAACCGGCGAATCGCGACATCTTGGTAAACACGGGCGGGATCAAGGTGGTGGTGGATCCCAAGAGCGCGCTGTATGTGACGGGTTCGGAGCTGGATTATTCAGATGCCTTGCAAGACGGGGGCTTTAAGGTGAAGAATCCGAATGCGGCGACGAGTTGCTCGTGCGGCGAGAGTTTCAGTGCTTAG
- a CDS encoding TonB-dependent receptor: protein MSVEVQSTHQKALQINLDPSKYGTFAEIGAGQEVARWFFRVGGASGTIAKTMSAYDMTVSDAIYGACERYVSRQRLQTMLHHEYDLLIQRLSAKRGATTKFFVFADTVVARSYTRQDEAHGWLGIKFQSEPGAEPSQIIIHVRLIDKENLQEQEALGIIGVNLIHAALYGHTSPEGMIRSLLDNLTLERVEVDMIEFSGPAFKGVDNRLMALHLVQIGLTKAAMFTADGKVVQPADLLYKKAIMVERGSFRPVTKVTIDMLNSAQALFVQEPKVQGEDVLVLMEMTLKNLTDGDKIDHKDFLDRVDILGALGKTVLISNYGEYHRLASYLFRYTKKMIGISMGVPSLKEIFDEKYYADLEGGILESFGRLFKNDLKLYVYPLKEPKTGMMITAGNLRVAPNLRHLYAYLVENRFIEGLRDIDENCLPIFSRDCLAKLRANDPAWENMVPEEVAKLIKERRLFGYQESK from the coding sequence ATGAGCGTAGAAGTACAAAGCACACATCAAAAAGCACTCCAGATCAACCTGGACCCCAGCAAATACGGCACCTTTGCCGAGATCGGTGCCGGCCAGGAAGTCGCCCGCTGGTTCTTCCGCGTGGGCGGTGCCTCCGGCACCATCGCCAAGACCATGTCCGCCTATGACATGACCGTGAGCGATGCCATCTATGGCGCGTGCGAGCGTTATGTGAGCCGGCAACGTCTTCAGACGATGTTGCATCATGAGTACGACCTGCTCATCCAACGTCTCTCCGCCAAACGCGGTGCTACGACGAAGTTCTTCGTCTTCGCGGATACCGTCGTGGCGCGCAGTTACACACGACAGGATGAAGCGCATGGCTGGCTCGGTATCAAGTTCCAATCGGAACCCGGTGCGGAACCATCCCAGATCATCATCCACGTCCGCCTCATCGATAAGGAGAACCTGCAGGAGCAGGAAGCGCTCGGCATCATCGGTGTGAATCTCATTCACGCCGCGCTTTACGGTCACACGTCGCCGGAAGGCATGATCCGCTCGCTGCTGGACAACCTCACGCTGGAACGCGTGGAAGTGGACATGATCGAGTTCAGCGGTCCGGCCTTCAAAGGTGTGGATAACCGCCTCATGGCGTTGCACCTCGTGCAGATCGGCCTCACGAAGGCCGCGATGTTCACCGCCGATGGCAAAGTCGTGCAACCCGCTGATCTCCTCTACAAGAAGGCGATCATGGTGGAGCGCGGCAGCTTCCGCCCCGTGACGAAAGTGACGATCGACATGCTGAACAGTGCGCAAGCGCTCTTCGTGCAGGAACCGAAAGTGCAGGGAGAAGACGTCCTCGTCCTCATGGAGATGACGCTCAAAAACCTCACGGACGGCGACAAGATCGATCACAAGGACTTCCTCGATCGCGTGGACATCCTCGGTGCCTTGGGCAAGACGGTCCTCATCTCCAACTACGGTGAATACCATCGCCTGGCCTCCTACCTCTTCCGTTACACGAAGAAGATGATCGGCATCTCGATGGGTGTCCCGAGCTTGAAAGAGATCTTCGACGAGAAGTATTACGCGGATCTCGAAGGCGGCATTCTGGAATCTTTCGGTCGCCTCTTCAAAAACGACCTGAAGCTCTACGTGTATCCGCTCAAGGAACCGAAGACCGGCATGATGATCACGGCAGGCAACCTGCGCGTGGCCCCGAATCTCCGCCACCTCTACGCCTACCTCGTGGAGAACCGCTTCATCGAGGGTCTCCGGGACATCGACGAGAACTGCCTGCCCATCTTCTCCCGCGATTGCCTCGCGAAACTCCGCGCCAATGATCCCGCTTGGGAGAACATGGTGCCGGAAGAAGTCGCCAAGCTCATCAAGGAACGCCGCCTGTTCGGCTACCAAGAATCGAAATAG
- a CDS encoding efflux RND transporter permease subunit, producing MSLPELCIRRPIFAWMLNLLIVLFGVVGYLRLPVRELPDVDPPIVTITTVYRGASAEVMESEVTERIEQEVNTIPGIKTLTSISREEVSIITVRFELDRQVDVAAQDVRDRIARSRQLMPEDIEEPIIAKQDANAQEVLWIALYSDRYSTLELTEIGERQFKDRLQTLPGVGGVNFGGEKRQAIRVRLDAKKMAAREVTASDITRLFRDNSIELPSGRLENYDREMSVRTLGKLNRPEQFEKLIVRYQNGAPVRLAEVAKIEMGVEEERTIARYNQRPAVGLGIVKQSEANAVEVADAVKAEVERIKPFLPTGVETTIAYDSSTFVRQSIKEVQETILIAFVLVLIIMLAFLRNFRSTLIPMIAVPISLIGTFMILYVLNYSINILTLLAMVLAVGVVVDDAIVVLENIYRHIEAGMTPMEAALKGVKEITTAVVAITITLVAVFLPIAFQSGTTGILFKEFAVATAGSVVISAFVALTLTPTLCARILKHEPASHGKVYNFLERMFSSWDRVYHRSLGWAVKRKFLVVFVALLTLLGTYGLYTKLTKEFLPDDDKGYVFVIMFGPEGATSEYTDQFVKQAERIAKEYPETVGMFSAVALARGAPGEPDFGIMFVQLKDGERKSAIEIARPGGMGSMFTRLISEIKGVQAITVLPKSTGFSAEQYQLVLQGGDLEQLEVVGNQVRAELAAAGFLAQPRLNLNFQQPQLAINIDRDLAANLGISVREASEALQLMWGGLDVSRYNQKGKEYKVIAQLEREGRLVPASLEDIYLRSSNGQLIPASSVVVEKQQGSPNAINRFGRQRAVTIAAQVQGMSLGEAVVKTEEILAKSLPPGVQYRWDGEADEIKSGTTESIQVLILALLIVYMVLAAQFESLRHPFVIMLALPLALFGAFGGIFLLSMVNQFAVIKFYAPLEALPKPIAWLTTNLPEIPSMTLNVYSLIGIVLLLGLVTKNSILLVEFANQKMEEGMDAVNAMLEAGRTRLRPILMTAFSTVIGILPVAMGLGEASVSRRPLGVAVVAGMITSTFLTLYIVPVVYILISPKKKTVTSKAATPVQPSPDASPEASA from the coding sequence ATGTCACTGCCTGAACTTTGTATCCGTCGGCCGATCTTCGCGTGGATGCTCAATCTCTTGATTGTGCTCTTCGGCGTGGTCGGTTACCTGCGCCTCCCGGTGCGCGAATTGCCTGACGTGGATCCGCCGATCGTCACCATCACCACGGTTTATCGTGGTGCGAGCGCCGAGGTCATGGAATCCGAGGTCACCGAGCGTATCGAGCAGGAGGTCAACACGATCCCCGGCATCAAGACGCTCACCTCCATCTCCCGTGAAGAGGTCAGCATCATCACGGTGCGTTTCGAGCTGGACCGCCAGGTGGACGTGGCCGCACAAGATGTTCGCGACCGTATCGCCCGCTCGCGCCAGTTGATGCCGGAAGACATCGAGGAGCCGATCATCGCGAAGCAGGACGCCAATGCGCAGGAAGTTCTCTGGATAGCCCTATATAGCGACCGTTATTCCACGCTGGAGCTGACGGAAATCGGCGAACGCCAGTTCAAGGACCGTCTGCAAACGCTGCCCGGTGTGGGTGGTGTGAACTTCGGCGGGGAAAAGCGTCAGGCCATCCGTGTGCGTCTTGATGCAAAGAAGATGGCGGCCCGCGAAGTGACCGCCTCAGACATCACCCGCCTGTTCCGTGATAACTCCATCGAGCTTCCCTCCGGCCGCCTGGAGAACTACGACCGCGAGATGTCTGTCCGCACACTCGGCAAATTGAACCGTCCCGAGCAGTTCGAGAAGCTCATCGTGCGCTATCAGAACGGCGCCCCCGTGCGTCTGGCTGAAGTTGCGAAGATAGAGATGGGCGTGGAAGAAGAGCGTACGATCGCGCGTTACAACCAACGCCCCGCCGTGGGTCTGGGTATCGTGAAGCAATCCGAGGCGAACGCCGTGGAAGTCGCGGATGCCGTAAAAGCGGAAGTCGAGCGCATCAAGCCCTTCCTGCCAACCGGCGTGGAGACGACCATCGCATACGACTCCTCTACTTTCGTACGCCAGTCCATCAAAGAGGTGCAGGAAACGATCCTCATCGCCTTTGTGCTGGTGCTCATCATCATGCTCGCGTTCCTGAGGAACTTCCGCTCGACGCTCATCCCGATGATCGCCGTGCCGATCTCATTGATCGGCACGTTCATGATCCTCTACGTGCTGAACTACAGCATCAACATCCTCACGCTGCTGGCGATGGTGCTGGCGGTGGGTGTCGTCGTGGATGACGCGATCGTGGTGTTGGAGAACATCTATCGTCATATCGAAGCCGGTATGACGCCGATGGAGGCAGCGCTGAAAGGCGTGAAGGAGATCACCACGGCCGTTGTGGCGATCACCATCACACTGGTCGCGGTGTTCCTGCCGATCGCGTTCCAATCCGGTACGACGGGCATTCTGTTCAAGGAATTCGCAGTCGCAACGGCGGGTTCCGTCGTCATCTCGGCCTTCGTGGCGCTGACGCTCACCCCTACCCTGTGCGCCCGTATCTTGAAGCATGAGCCCGCTTCGCATGGCAAGGTGTATAACTTCCTGGAGCGCATGTTCAGTTCGTGGGATCGCGTCTACCACCGTTCACTTGGCTGGGCGGTGAAGCGCAAGTTCCTCGTCGTGTTCGTGGCCCTGCTCACGCTCTTGGGCACCTACGGCCTCTACACGAAACTGACGAAGGAATTCCTGCCGGATGACGACAAAGGTTACGTGTTCGTGATCATGTTCGGCCCGGAAGGCGCGACCAGCGAATACACGGACCAGTTCGTGAAACAGGCCGAGAGGATCGCTAAGGAATATCCCGAGACGGTCGGTATGTTCTCTGCGGTCGCCCTCGCCCGTGGTGCGCCAGGTGAACCGGACTTCGGCATCATGTTCGTGCAGTTGAAGGATGGAGAACGTAAATCCGCCATCGAGATCGCACGCCCGGGCGGAATGGGGTCCATGTTCACGCGTTTGATCAGCGAGATCAAAGGCGTGCAGGCGATCACGGTGCTGCCCAAGTCCACCGGTTTCTCGGCCGAGCAATACCAATTGGTCTTGCAGGGCGGGGACCTGGAACAGCTCGAAGTCGTCGGCAATCAGGTGCGTGCCGAACTGGCTGCGGCTGGCTTCCTTGCGCAACCGCGCTTGAACCTGAACTTCCAGCAGCCACAGCTCGCGATCAATATCGACCGCGATCTGGCCGCGAATCTCGGCATCAGCGTGCGCGAAGCGTCCGAAGCCTTGCAGCTCATGTGGGGTGGTCTGGATGTCTCGCGCTACAATCAAAAGGGCAAGGAATACAAGGTCATCGCGCAACTTGAGCGGGAAGGCCGTCTGGTGCCGGCGAGCTTGGAGGATATCTACCTCCGCTCCAGCAATGGGCAGCTCATCCCTGCTTCCAGCGTGGTGGTGGAGAAGCAGCAAGGCTCGCCGAATGCGATCAATCGTTTCGGCCGTCAACGTGCCGTGACCATCGCTGCACAGGTACAAGGCATGTCGCTCGGTGAAGCGGTGGTGAAAACGGAAGAGATCCTCGCCAAGTCTCTGCCGCCCGGCGTGCAATACCGCTGGGACGGGGAGGCGGACGAGATCAAGTCCGGCACAACGGAGTCCATCCAGGTGCTCATCCTCGCACTGCTCATCGTTTACATGGTGCTGGCGGCGCAGTTCGAGAGTTTGCGCCATCCGTTCGTCATCATGCTCGCCCTGCCCCTCGCGCTCTTCGGCGCGTTCGGCGGCATCTTCCTGCTGAGCATGGTGAACCAATTCGCGGTGATCAAATTCTACGCGCCGCTGGAGGCATTGCCGAAACCGATCGCGTGGCTCACCACGAATCTGCCGGAGATCCCCTCCATGACGTTGAATGTGTACAGCCTCATCGGCATCGTGCTGCTGCTGGGACTGGTTACGAAGAACTCCATCTTGCTGGTGGAATTCGCGAACCAGAAGATGGAAGAAGGCATGGACGCCGTGAATGCCATGCTTGAGGCCGGTCGCACGCGTTTGCGCCCGATCTTGATGACGGCGTTCTCCACCGTGATCGGCATCTTGCCGGTGGCTATGGGATTGGGTGAAGCATCCGTCAGCCGTCGTCCTCTGGGTGTGGCGGTGGTGGCGGGCATGATCACATCCACCTTCCTCACGCTCTACATCGTGCCGGTGGTGTATATCCTCATCAGCCCGAAGAAAAAGACCGTGACCAGCAAAGCTGCGACGCCTGTGCAGCCGAGTCCCGACGCTTCGCCGGAGGCGTCTGCCTAG
- a CDS encoding sodium-translocating pyrophosphatase, whose amino-acid sequence MRNTKITLLGLLGILGCNIQGFAGEADIHLPNLQDVVFPLPGFQLGGMAILYSGLVVCALATFYGWRQYRQIDALPVHPRMRDVSNIIWETCKTYLFQQGRFLSMLWLLIAACMVYYFFFLQEKGIGAVLLILFCSILGILGSYGVAWFGIRINTVANSRAAFSALTGKALQTLNIPLQSGMSVGLLLVSVELFFMICILAFLPKDLVGACFIGFAIGESLGASALRICGGIFTKIADIGADLMKIVFKLPEDDPKNPGVIADCTGDNAGDSVGPTADGFETYGVTGVALIAFLALALVAAPAICGTLIIWLFAMRILMVITSLVSYFVNDRLSHSKFSTQKDFDFEAPLTSLVWITSIVSIVVTFAASWLLLSKLAGFEELWWVLSVIISCGTIAGAVIPEFTKIFTSTHSKHVKEVTNASHHGGASLNVLSGFVAGNFSAFWTGLVILALMFVAYLMSQHHAMLGMMPEKYAFAAPIFAFGLVAFGFLGMGPVTIAVDSFGPVTDNAQSVYELSQIEAQPGIADEIKKNFGFTPDFEGAKHQLEKGDGAGNTFKATAKPVLIGTAVVGATTMVFGIILLLEQLYGNVVPRLSLVQPEIILGLLMGGSVIYWFTGASTQAVVTGAYRAVVFIKENMKLDATTASIADSKKVVEICTVYAQKGMVNIFIVIFCFSLALPFFSPYFFISYLVAMAFFGLFQAVFMANAGGAWDNAKKIVEVDLRMKGTELHAATVVGDTVGDPFKDTSSVSLNPVIKFTTLFGLLAVEIAVTMQNQTLKYGIGIVFFLVALFFVYRSFYNMRIPEADMGTEGEMVIGAPDDKLE is encoded by the coding sequence ATGCGGAACACGAAGATCACTCTTCTAGGGCTTCTGGGCATTCTGGGATGTAACATCCAAGGTTTTGCCGGTGAGGCGGACATTCATCTCCCCAATCTGCAAGATGTCGTCTTTCCCTTGCCGGGCTTCCAGCTCGGCGGCATGGCCATCTTGTACTCCGGACTCGTCGTCTGTGCGCTCGCTACATTCTATGGTTGGCGACAATACCGCCAGATCGACGCCTTGCCCGTCCACCCGCGCATGCGCGATGTCTCCAACATCATCTGGGAGACGTGTAAAACGTATCTGTTCCAGCAAGGCCGCTTCCTCTCCATGCTCTGGCTCCTCATCGCCGCGTGCATGGTTTATTACTTTTTCTTCCTGCAAGAGAAAGGCATTGGTGCCGTGCTGCTCATCTTGTTCTGTTCCATTCTCGGCATCTTGGGCTCTTACGGAGTGGCGTGGTTCGGCATCCGCATCAACACCGTGGCGAACAGTCGCGCGGCTTTCTCCGCGCTGACGGGCAAGGCGCTGCAAACATTGAATATCCCGTTGCAATCCGGCATGAGCGTCGGACTCTTGCTCGTCAGTGTGGAACTCTTCTTCATGATCTGCATCCTCGCCTTCCTGCCGAAAGATTTGGTTGGCGCCTGCTTCATCGGCTTCGCCATCGGCGAATCCCTCGGCGCCAGCGCACTCAGAATTTGCGGCGGCATCTTCACGAAGATCGCAGACATCGGTGCCGACCTCATGAAGATCGTCTTCAAACTCCCTGAAGATGATCCGAAAAATCCCGGCGTCATCGCCGATTGCACCGGTGATAACGCAGGTGATAGCGTCGGTCCCACCGCCGATGGTTTCGAGACCTACGGCGTCACCGGCGTTGCCCTCATCGCCTTCCTGGCTCTGGCTTTGGTCGCCGCGCCCGCCATCTGCGGCACGCTCATCATCTGGCTCTTCGCCATGCGCATCCTCATGGTGATCACCTCGCTCGTCTCTTATTTCGTGAACGACCGCTTAAGCCATTCAAAATTCAGCACGCAAAAAGATTTCGATTTCGAAGCCCCGCTCACCAGCCTCGTCTGGATCACCTCCATCGTCTCCATCGTGGTGACGTTCGCTGCGAGCTGGCTTTTGCTCAGCAAACTCGCCGGATTCGAAGAGCTCTGGTGGGTGCTCTCCGTCATCATCAGTTGCGGCACTATTGCCGGGGCGGTGATTCCCGAGTTCACCAAGATCTTCACCAGCACTCACTCGAAGCACGTGAAAGAAGTCACGAACGCCTCTCATCACGGCGGTGCTTCGCTCAATGTCCTCTCCGGTTTTGTTGCCGGTAACTTCTCCGCCTTCTGGACCGGTCTTGTCATCCTTGCTCTGATGTTTGTTGCCTACCTCATGTCACAACATCACGCCATGCTTGGTATGATGCCGGAGAAATACGCCTTCGCTGCGCCCATCTTCGCCTTCGGCCTCGTCGCGTTTGGCTTCCTCGGCATGGGCCCCGTGACCATCGCCGTGGATAGCTTCGGCCCTGTCACCGACAACGCCCAATCCGTCTACGAACTCAGCCAGATCGAAGCGCAACCGGGCATCGCGGATGAGATCAAAAAGAACTTCGGCTTCACTCCTGATTTCGAGGGCGCGAAGCATCAATTGGAAAAAGGTGATGGAGCAGGGAACACCTTCAAGGCCACTGCCAAGCCCGTGCTCATCGGCACAGCGGTGGTGGGCGCCACCACCATGGTCTTCGGCATCATCCTTTTACTTGAGCAACTCTACGGAAACGTCGTGCCGCGCCTCAGCCTCGTGCAGCCCGAGATCATCCTGGGCCTCCTCATGGGCGGCTCCGTCATCTACTGGTTCACCGGCGCATCCACGCAAGCCGTCGTCACCGGTGCCTATCGTGCCGTCGTCTTCATCAAAGAAAACATGAAGCTCGATGCCACCACCGCCTCCATTGCGGACAGCAAGAAGGTCGTCGAGATTTGCACCGTCTACGCACAGAAGGGCATGGTGAACATCTTCATCGTCATCTTCTGTTTCTCCCTCGCGCTGCCATTTTTCAGCCCCTACTTCTTCATCAGTTATTTGGTCGCGATGGCCTTCTTCGGCCTGTTCCAAGCCGTTTTCATGGCGAATGCAGGTGGCGCTTGGGATAACGCCAAGAAGATCGTAGAAGTGGACCTGCGCATGAAAGGCACGGAGCTCCACGCCGCCACCGTCGTCGGCGATACCGTGGGCGATCCCTTCAAAGACACTTCCTCCGTCTCACTCAATCCCGTCATCAAATTCACCACGCTCTTCGGTCTGCTCGCCGTGGAGATCGCCGTGACCATGCAGAATCAAACGCTCAAATACGGCATCGGCATCGTGTTCTTCCTCGTGGCGCTATTCTTTGTTTATCGCTCCTTCTACAACATGCGCATCCCGGAAGCAGATATGGGGACAGAGGGCGAAATGGTCATCGGCGCACCGGATGATAAGTTGGAATAA